CTAATTTATACGCTTGAAGTATATCTTCATTATTAGCCAAGGCATCAATAACTTGAAATTGAAATTCGTTACTTGTTAACTGCAAGGTTTCATGCTGTGAATGAATATCAATCAATCGTTCACCTAACAATTGTAAACTATTTAAATTTACGGGCGAATCGTTTACAAAAGCTCGCGATTTTCCAGAAGGCAATATCTCTCTGCGGATAATGGTTTGCGCTTCGTAATCAAGATTTTCTGCTTTAAAAAGCGATTGAAGTTTGTAGTTTGAAATATTAAAAACCGCTTCAATAACGCACTTTTCCTCTGTGTTTTTTAAACTGCTTAAATCGGCACGTTTCCCAAGAATTAATGATAAGCCCCCTAAAAGTATTGATTTCCCTGCACCAGTTTCACCAGTAATTATAGAAAACCCATCGTTAAACTCTACATGAAGTTTGTCGATTAAAGCGTAATTTTTTATGGAAAGAGATGTTAACATTCAAGTTAAAAATTTAAAGTTGAAAAGTTGAAAGTTGAGATAACTTAAAACTTAATATTTTGCCATTTACTGCTATGCATAGGCGCTACTTTTTGTAGTGTTTCTTTAACGCTTGCTATATTTACATTGGGGCCATCGCTAAAAATTTGTTCAATTTCATCGGCTTTCGCATCAAAAAAAGTTCTTAGTAAAAACGAATTGGGTCGGCGACTGTTCATAGCCTGAAATTGTTTTAAAGCTCCTGATATTTCCTCCTTACCCTCTTTTGCATTGTTGCTCATAACGTCTAAACCTTTACGATGGTAGGCATACATAACATTTTTATATTCCTTAAAGGTTGGCGATAGGATATTGTCTATAAGTGCAAATCTACTTTGTAAACCATCTGCCAATTTCCAGCCTTTAAAATTATCTTGTTGTGAATAATTAACTATGGTTTGAGCTTGTTGAAAATAAGCATCACCACCGTTTGGAGAAAACGATTCGGCATCTAAACCTAAAATTATATTTATATGAAATGCCAACACAGATACTAAGTTCGATTCGTATTGCGTTGGACTAAAAATTAAATTTTGAAATTCTAAATAGATGAAATTAAAATCTTTGTCGTTAAAATTATAAATTGGCGTGGTAAACGATGAACCATAAACAGGGCGTGAAGATTGCACTTGCAACGATGCTTGAAACGACTCGCTATTATAATTTACAATATTAACAATCATGCTACAATCAATACGTTCTTGACTGGAAAAAGCTTTGTTAGTCCATTTAGTATTATTAATAAACTCTTTTAATTGTTTTTCTAAAGTTTTAAAAATGGGAAGGTTTTCGTTACCCGTTTGTTGTGCATTAACAACCACATTGCAGTTTAACTCTTGGGAAAA
The genomic region above belongs to Mariniflexile litorale and contains:
- a CDS encoding DUF4835 family protein encodes the protein MRNILIILIFGFGIVSFSQELNCNVVVNAQQTGNENLPIFKTLEKQLKEFINNTKWTNKAFSSQERIDCSMIVNIVNYNSESFQASLQVQSSRPVYGSSFTTPIYNFNDKDFNFIYLEFQNLIFSPTQYESNLVSVLAFHINIILGLDAESFSPNGGDAYFQQAQTIVNYSQQDNFKGWKLADGLQSRFALIDNILSPTFKEYKNVMYAYHRKGLDVMSNNAKEGKEEISGALKQFQAMNSRRPNSFLLRTFFDAKADEIEQIFSDGPNVNIASVKETLQKVAPMHSSKWQNIKF